A stretch of Desulfurivibrio alkaliphilus AHT 2 DNA encodes these proteins:
- the ispE gene encoding 4-(cytidine 5'-diphospho)-2-C-methyl-D-erythritol kinase translates to MSSSPAERKLAIQAPAKINYYLRILGKRPDGYHELDSLMIKLELADDLVLRRRSTAGIEVRCPGKEVPTGPANLVYQAAAAFFAHCRLDPALEITLTKRIPVAAGLGGGSSDAAAVLRGLDQLYGTGLGLEQLQALARPLGADVPFFVQPEPAARARGIGEQLTPVPVPAGVNWIVLVNPGFGVSTKWVYDNFPLTKQSDPANFTGSSAAEALPPHNDLEAVTLAGYPELATIRRQLLAAGASAALMSGSGPTMFAVFAEEPAARACAAGMARQYRKVYVTRPCWGVVKR, encoded by the coding sequence ATGTCCAGCTCACCCGCTGAGCGTAAACTGGCAATCCAGGCGCCGGCCAAGATCAACTACTATCTGCGTATTCTGGGCAAACGGCCCGATGGGTACCACGAGCTTGATTCCCTGATGATCAAGCTGGAACTGGCCGATGATCTGGTATTGCGGCGCCGGTCGACCGCCGGGATTGAAGTGCGCTGCCCGGGCAAAGAAGTGCCGACCGGGCCGGCTAACCTGGTGTATCAGGCGGCGGCGGCCTTTTTTGCCCATTGCCGTCTTGACCCGGCCCTTGAAATCACTTTAACCAAGCGAATCCCGGTGGCCGCCGGTCTGGGCGGGGGCAGCAGTGATGCCGCCGCCGTGCTGCGGGGGCTGGACCAGCTTTATGGCACCGGTTTGGGGCTGGAGCAGTTGCAGGCCCTGGCCCGGCCGCTGGGGGCCGATGTGCCTTTCTTTGTTCAGCCGGAACCGGCGGCCCGGGCCCGGGGCATCGGTGAGCAGTTGACGCCGGTGCCGGTGCCGGCCGGGGTCAACTGGATCGTGCTGGTCAATCCCGGCTTCGGGGTCTCCACCAAGTGGGTTTATGACAACTTTCCATTGACAAAACAGAGCGATCCCGCTAACTTTACCGGCTCTTCAGCGGCGGAGGCTTTGCCCCCCCATAACGACCTGGAGGCCGTGACCCTGGCCGGTTATCCCGAGTTGGCGACCATTCGTCGGCAACTGTTGGCGGCGGGGGCTTCAGCGGCCCTGATGTCCGGCAGCGGCCCCACCATGTTCGCCGTTTTTGCTGAAGAGCCGGCGGCCCGGGCCTGCGCTGCCGGCATGGCTCGGCAATACCGAAAAGTTTATGTAACCAGACCCTGCTGGGGCGTCGTCAAGCGGTAA
- a CDS encoding DUF1844 domain-containing protein: MDNGKREKCCPPGQVLKDGKCVLPEVTFTTLVLSLNTSALLHLGELEDPETGAKQRDLALAKHTIDTLRLLEEKTAGNLTDQEKELLGNMLYDLRMRYVQLTR; encoded by the coding sequence ATGGATAATGGTAAGCGGGAAAAGTGCTGCCCTCCGGGGCAGGTGTTGAAGGACGGCAAGTGTGTGCTGCCCGAGGTTACCTTTACCACCCTGGTGCTCTCTTTAAACACCTCCGCCTTGCTGCACCTGGGGGAGTTGGAAGATCCTGAGACCGGGGCCAAGCAGCGGGACCTGGCCCTGGCCAAACACACCATCGATACCCTGCGCCTGCTGGAAGAAAAGACCGCCGGCAATCTTACCGACCAGGAAAAGGAGTTGCTGGGCAACATGCTGTACGACCTGCGGATGCGCTATGTCCAGCTCACCCGCTGA